A single uncultured Acetobacterium sp. DNA region contains:
- a CDS encoding molybdopterin-binding protein, with the protein MQLIETTNAVGHVLCQDITQIIKGVTKDAVFRKGHTVRVEDIPVLLSVGKENLYVWEKEAGMLHENEAAEILYDLCKGENMRPSEIKEGKIELIATCDGVLKIDKDKMNQVNALGEMMIASRHGNFPVKAGDLLAGTRVIPLVIEESKMNRAKEVCGEGSIFQIRQYVHKKVGIVTTGSEVFHGRIEDTFTPVIKEKLSEFDVDVIGHLISNDNHEMITQSIMTLLEQGADMIICTGGMSVDPDDRTPLAIKNTGAKMITYGAPVLPGAMFLLAYYKGNIPIVGLPGCVMYAKRTIFDLVLPRIMTDERLRIGDFTVLGQGGLCLNCDLCTYPNCGFGKSV; encoded by the coding sequence ATGCAATTAATTGAAACAACCAACGCCGTTGGCCATGTACTCTGTCAGGATATAACCCAGATCATCAAAGGGGTCACCAAGGATGCGGTATTCAGAAAAGGCCATACCGTCAGAGTAGAAGATATCCCGGTATTATTATCCGTAGGCAAAGAAAATCTTTATGTCTGGGAAAAAGAAGCTGGGATGCTTCATGAAAATGAAGCGGCTGAAATCCTCTATGACCTTTGCAAAGGCGAAAACATGAGACCCTCAGAAATCAAAGAAGGTAAAATCGAACTTATCGCTACCTGTGATGGCGTACTTAAAATTGATAAGGACAAAATGAACCAGGTTAATGCACTGGGTGAGATGATGATCGCCAGCCGGCACGGAAATTTTCCGGTTAAGGCCGGGGATCTGCTGGCGGGAACCCGGGTGATTCCGCTGGTCATTGAAGAAAGCAAAATGAACCGGGCCAAAGAAGTGTGTGGGGAAGGATCGATTTTTCAGATCCGGCAATATGTCCATAAAAAAGTGGGGATTGTTACCACCGGCAGCGAAGTCTTCCACGGTCGGATTGAAGATACCTTTACCCCAGTCATCAAAGAAAAATTATCAGAATTTGATGTGGACGTTATCGGACATCTAATTTCAAATGATAATCATGAGATGATTACCCAGTCGATTATGACTTTGCTGGAGCAGGGGGCTGACATGATCATCTGCACTGGGGGAATGAGTGTCGATCCCGATGATCGCACCCCTCTGGCGATTAAAAATACCGGCGCAAAAATGATCACTTATGGTGCCCCGGTGCTTCCCGGAGCGATGTTTTTACTGGCCTATTATAAAGGCAACATCCCCATTGTGGGCCTTCCCGGGTGTGTGATGTATGCCAAACGGACCATCTTTGATCTGGTATTGCCTCGGATCATGACCGATGAACGGCTGCGAATCGGAGATTTTACCGTTTTGGGTCAAGGCGGGCTTTGTCTCAATTGTGACCTCTGTACCTATCCGAACTGTGGCTTTGGTAAAAGCGTATAA
- a CDS encoding XdhC/CoxI family protein, translated as MDNLYEIISNSDGNQKNLVATVVAGEHLGEKAFIAAGKMVFESAQSEFLEQHIKTIIEQTETGIIVIEGNRIFCEILGAEKKLVICGAGHVAIPIIKIGLMASFLVSVIEDRYTFANHAIRAGANQVICESFEQGLKKIDGDKNTYFVIVTRGHRYDQICLEEIIKKEHAYIGMIGSKVRVKKVKDQLAEKGVDIKKLEKVHTPIGLNIKAETPAEIAISIMAEIVQQKNQKKQSSDYSQELLKTITTDEKQIQKKVLATIISRKGSAPREVGTKMLIYPDGRTVESLGGGCAEADIKIRALSMLSSDKEKAELHQVDMTGWQTEEEGMVCGGIIEVFLESVGS; from the coding sequence TTGGATAATCTTTATGAAATAATCAGTAACAGTGATGGTAACCAGAAAAATCTGGTCGCGACGGTGGTGGCAGGTGAACATTTAGGGGAAAAAGCATTCATTGCCGCTGGAAAAATGGTTTTTGAATCCGCTCAAAGTGAGTTTTTGGAACAGCATATTAAAACAATCATCGAACAAACCGAAACTGGAATCATTGTCATTGAAGGCAATCGGATTTTCTGTGAAATATTGGGTGCCGAAAAAAAGCTGGTGATCTGCGGAGCGGGCCATGTAGCGATCCCGATAATAAAAATTGGACTGATGGCTAGTTTTTTAGTGAGCGTGATTGAAGACCGCTATACCTTTGCCAACCATGCCATTCGAGCTGGGGCAAATCAGGTGATCTGTGAATCGTTTGAACAAGGACTGAAGAAAATTGACGGGGATAAAAACACCTATTTTGTTATTGTCACCCGGGGACATCGTTATGACCAGATTTGCCTGGAAGAAATCATCAAAAAAGAGCATGCTTATATCGGCATGATCGGCAGCAAAGTTCGGGTAAAAAAAGTCAAGGATCAGCTGGCCGAAAAAGGTGTGGACATAAAAAAACTGGAAAAAGTGCATACCCCCATTGGTTTAAATATCAAGGCAGAAACCCCAGCTGAAATTGCCATTTCCATTATGGCAGAAATCGTCCAGCAAAAAAATCAGAAAAAGCAGAGCAGCGATTACTCTCAAGAATTGCTTAAGACCATTACTACTGATGAAAAACAAATTCAAAAAAAAGTACTGGCCACCATCATCAGCAGAAAAGGTTCAGCTCCCCGGGAAGTGGGAACCAAGATGCTGATCTATCCGGATGGCCGAACCGTAGAATCCCTTGGCGGCGGTTGTGCTGAAGCAGACATAAAAATCAGAGCCTTGAGTATGTTAAGCAGTGACAAAGAAAAAGCGGAGCTGCATCAAGTTGATATGACCGGGTGGCAGACTGAAGAAGAAGGAATGGTTTGTGGGGGGATTATCGAAGTATTTCTGGAAAGCGTTGGTTCATGA
- the moaA gene encoding GTP 3',8-cyclase MoaA yields MDKIMLDQYGRKIEYMRISVTQKCNLKCIYCDPDGENCKDSKEDSLTPREFEKVVRSMVNAGIKKIRITGGEPLLRRDICEIIARISGIDGIEEICMTTNGIQLLKMADDLKAAGLRRLNISLDSLNPEKFKFITGDGDLKKTMAGIDRALELGMTPVKINTVLIKGINDDEIDDLIELTRERPIEVRFIELMPMGSFGEDNRDKIIHNGDLITARPELQYLERTDKGTPAVYYQMDGYTGKIGFISPMTHQFCSDCNRIRLTSDGKIRPCLGNNGEVNIREALDLKPENFNRIVSQIIMDKPKGHNFETGFSSSRRMNMIGG; encoded by the coding sequence TTGGATAAAATTATGCTGGATCAATATGGAAGAAAAATTGAATATATGCGGATATCAGTGACCCAGAAATGTAATCTGAAGTGTATTTACTGTGATCCGGATGGCGAAAATTGTAAGGATAGCAAAGAAGATAGTTTAACACCCCGGGAATTTGAAAAAGTTGTCCGATCCATGGTTAATGCAGGGATTAAAAAAATCAGAATTACCGGTGGCGAACCGCTGTTGAGACGGGATATCTGCGAAATTATTGCCAGAATATCGGGGATCGATGGCATCGAAGAGATATGCATGACCACCAACGGCATTCAGCTCTTAAAAATGGCGGATGATTTAAAAGCTGCCGGCCTCCGCCGGCTTAACATCAGCCTGGATTCGCTGAACCCAGAAAAATTTAAATTCATTACCGGCGACGGTGACCTGAAAAAAACCATGGCTGGAATTGATCGGGCTCTGGAGTTGGGGATGACGCCAGTAAAGATTAATACCGTTTTGATTAAGGGGATCAATGATGATGAAATTGATGATCTGATCGAACTGACAAGGGAGCGTCCTATTGAAGTCCGTTTTATTGAACTGATGCCCATGGGAAGTTTCGGCGAAGATAACCGGGACAAGATCATTCACAATGGCGACTTAATTACAGCTAGACCTGAACTCCAGTATCTGGAACGAACCGATAAGGGGACACCGGCGGTTTATTATCAGATGGATGGTTACACCGGCAAAATCGGGTTTATTTCACCCATGACCCATCAATTCTGTTCCGACTGCAACCGCATTCGGCTGACTTCCGATGGAAAAATCCGGCCTTGTCTGGGCAATAACGGGGAAGTAAACATTCGAGAAGCCCTTGACCTTAAACCCGAGAATTTTAATCGAATTGTCAGTCAGATTATTATGGATAAACCAAAGGGACACAATTTCGAAACGGGGTTTTCGTCCTCACGAAGAATGAATATGATCGGCGGCTGA
- a CDS encoding MOSC domain-containing protein: MAKIIAVNTSEKKGVIKQPVEIGECMVDFGIKGDAHGGNWHRQISLLGQESIDKMIAMGVEGLDPGKFAENITTEGIELFNLPIGTQIVINNVLLEVTQIGKECHSGCAIKKQVGDCIMPREGIFVKVLSNGEIRPGDEIVVKKTTYEN, translated from the coding sequence ATGGCTAAGATAATTGCGGTCAATACAAGCGAGAAAAAAGGCGTGATTAAACAACCGGTTGAGATTGGTGAATGCATGGTTGATTTCGGTATCAAAGGTGATGCCCATGGCGGAAACTGGCACCGACAGATCAGTTTACTGGGACAGGAAAGTATTGATAAAATGATCGCTATGGGTGTGGAAGGGCTGGATCCGGGGAAATTTGCGGAAAATATAACCACTGAAGGGATTGAACTTTTTAACCTGCCCATTGGAACCCAAATAGTGATTAACAACGTCCTGCTTGAAGTGACCCAAATCGGGAAAGAGTGTCATTCCGGCTGTGCCATTAAAAAACAGGTCGGTGATTGCATTATGCCCCGGGAAGGAATTTTTGTGAAGGTGCTGAGTAATGGTGAAATCAGACCTGGAGATGAAATAGTGGTAAAGAAGACTACATATGAAAATTAA
- a CDS encoding lipoate--protein ligase, with product MMKFINSKSNNVYYNLAIEEYIFSNMMDDDFLLLWVNDPCVVIGKHQNIFEEINCKEIPKNGVPVARRHSGGGTVFHDKGNLNFTIITDYHPDRFSGYDEFLTPIIKILNEMGIPAEKSKVCDIAIGDKKISGNAQSIKKNRVLHHGTLLFDSDLDTLRTILKPAEDEFESKAVKSVMSSVTNIIDHLGDKKFDFEGFRDHILNSFFANGVDEVTLSEADIEKIRELEKTKYITWDWIYGFSPTFTYKKQSDFKGHQIDLVLVVEKGTIKECKLKSKTLFVEKIEALLLGHRYDYFALSDLCNQIEDLEDFADCLF from the coding sequence ATGATGAAGTTTATTAATAGTAAAAGCAATAATGTTTATTACAATCTTGCCATTGAAGAGTATATTTTCAGTAATATGATGGATGATGATTTTCTGCTTTTGTGGGTGAATGATCCCTGTGTGGTGATTGGCAAGCATCAGAATATTTTTGAAGAAATCAACTGTAAAGAGATCCCAAAAAATGGAGTGCCAGTAGCACGGCGACACTCTGGTGGAGGAACCGTTTTTCATGACAAAGGCAACTTGAACTTTACAATCATCACCGATTATCATCCGGATCGTTTCTCCGGATATGATGAATTTCTCACGCCAATCATTAAGATTCTAAACGAAATGGGGATACCGGCTGAAAAAAGCAAGGTTTGCGATATTGCCATCGGAGATAAAAAAATATCAGGAAATGCCCAATCGATTAAAAAGAACCGGGTGCTTCATCATGGGACGCTTCTTTTTGATTCGGATTTAGATACATTACGGACGATACTCAAACCTGCCGAGGACGAATTTGAATCTAAAGCTGTCAAATCGGTCATGAGTAGTGTCACCAATATCATCGATCATCTTGGTGACAAAAAATTCGATTTTGAGGGATTTAGAGATCATATTCTCAATTCGTTTTTCGCAAATGGGGTTGATGAAGTTACGCTTTCAGAAGCAGATATTGAGAAGATACGCGAACTTGAGAAAACAAAATATATCACCTGGGATTGGATTTACGGTTTTTCACCGACGTTTACATATAAAAAACAGAGTGACTTCAAAGGTCATCAAATTGACTTAGTTCTTGTCGTTGAAAAAGGAACGATAAAAGAATGCAAATTAAAAAGCAAAACCTTGTTTGTTGAAAAGATCGAAGCGCTTTTATTAGGACATCGATATGACTATTTTGCTTTATCGGATTTATGCAATCAAATAGAAGATTTAGAAGATTTCGCAGACTGCCTGTTTTAA
- a CDS encoding biotin/lipoyl-containing protein: protein MKKNIHMPKLSEKMESGVLVAWNKEVGEKIEKGEVLFEIETEKVVSEVENQESGIVEAVYFEAGDEVKVDEIIAVISCD, encoded by the coding sequence ATGAAAAAAAATATTCACATGCCAAAACTGAGTGAGAAAATGGAATCCGGGGTACTGGTGGCCTGGAATAAAGAAGTTGGCGAGAAGATTGAAAAAGGTGAGGTGCTTTTCGAAATTGAAACCGAAAAGGTGGTCAGTGAGGTTGAAAACCAGGAATCTGGGATCGTGGAAGCGGTTTATTTTGAAGCCGGTGATGAGGTCAAGGTCGATGAGATTATCGCAGTCATCAGTTGTGACTAA
- a CDS encoding lipoate--protein ligase translates to MIYIENNVTDPFFNFALEYYLITEKNLNADQIFIFWRTEPTLMIGKYQNTIEEINETFARNHGVKVVRRITGGGTIYTDMGGWQFSFITRGQAEAIDFNKYIEPVIAGLEKLDVPAEFNSRNDLVIHGKKFSGNAQCMLNGYTLHHGSLLFKTDFKQMVKCLTVDDNKIISKGIKSVKERVTNISEHLREPIDTDTFRQLMVESIMQGSKKEYRLTDEDLERIHTIAKEKFESWNWNYGKSPKFNIIRTGRFDGGKMEFKLDVNKGKITDCHIYGDFFGSIDILVLCHALIGCNYESESIKKAIEQCDIKQAFYNINGEELADIIC, encoded by the coding sequence GTGATTTATATTGAAAACAACGTCACTGATCCCTTTTTTAATTTTGCTCTGGAATACTATCTCATTACTGAAAAAAATCTGAACGCGGACCAGATTTTTATATTCTGGCGAACCGAACCGACCTTGATGATTGGCAAATATCAGAATACCATTGAAGAAATCAATGAGACGTTTGCCAGAAACCATGGGGTCAAGGTGGTCAGACGTATTACTGGAGGTGGTACCATTTATACTGATATGGGGGGCTGGCAATTCAGCTTTATCACCCGGGGGCAGGCTGAAGCCATTGACTTCAATAAATATATTGAGCCGGTGATAGCAGGACTGGAAAAACTTGATGTGCCTGCTGAATTTAACAGCCGAAACGATTTGGTCATTCATGGCAAAAAGTTCTCCGGCAATGCTCAGTGCATGTTAAACGGGTATACCCTCCATCATGGATCACTTTTGTTTAAGACAGATTTTAAACAGATGGTCAAGTGTCTGACCGTGGATGATAACAAGATCATATCTAAGGGCATCAAATCCGTTAAGGAACGGGTAACTAATATTTCGGAACATCTTAGAGAGCCCATCGATACGGATACCTTCAGACAATTGATGGTGGAGAGTATCATGCAGGGGTCAAAGAAAGAATATCGGCTTACCGATGAAGACCTGGAGCGGATCCATACTATTGCTAAAGAGAAATTTGAAAGCTGGAATTGGAATTATGGAAAATCACCAAAATTCAATATTATTCGAACCGGCCGGTTTGATGGTGGTAAAATGGAATTCAAGCTGGATGTCAACAAGGGAAAAATTACTGACTGCCATATTTATGGGGATTTCTTTGGTAGCATCGATATTTTAGTTCTTTGTCATGCCCTCATTGGCTGCAATTACGAGAGCGAAAGCATTAAAAAAGCAATTGAACAATGCGATATTAAGCAGGCTTTCTACAATATTAATGGAGAAGAACTGGCAGATATTATTTGTTGA
- a CDS encoding sulfite exporter TauE/SafE family protein, which produces MAVFPDLEMVQWAWIILAALLIGVSKTGISGLLTLVIPILAAVFGGKASTGIILPMLIVGDVFALFYYKHNAKREDILKLLPWTFMGLIFGLIIGGYINDEQFKSLIALSVLLCLFLLIYFEKKGDQLKIPDKTWLHASVGILAGFTSMIGNAAGPIFSVYLLAKGVDKVNFLGMTAWFFFIVNITKLPMQVFIWHNITVETFVLTGLMIPFIGMGAVFGAFIIKRINEKAFRYLIIGMTAIVSVKLFF; this is translated from the coding sequence GTGGCAGTATTTCCAGATTTAGAAATGGTACAATGGGCTTGGATTATCTTGGCCGCTCTGTTAATTGGTGTATCAAAGACTGGTATCAGTGGTTTGCTCACATTGGTAATTCCAATATTAGCAGCTGTATTCGGCGGAAAAGCATCCACGGGAATCATCCTTCCGATGTTGATTGTGGGAGATGTTTTTGCACTTTTTTATTATAAACATAATGCAAAACGAGAAGATATTCTTAAATTACTACCATGGACTTTTATGGGTCTGATATTTGGTTTAATTATTGGTGGGTACATCAATGATGAACAGTTTAAAAGCCTGATTGCACTTTCAGTGTTACTTTGTTTGTTTTTATTGATTTATTTTGAAAAAAAGGGTGATCAGCTGAAAATTCCCGACAAGACCTGGCTGCATGCTTCAGTCGGAATTCTTGCTGGGTTTACATCAATGATCGGAAATGCGGCAGGTCCCATTTTTAGTGTGTATCTGCTGGCAAAAGGTGTGGATAAAGTAAATTTTCTGGGAATGACGGCATGGTTCTTTTTCATCGTCAACATCACAAAACTACCCATGCAAGTATTCATCTGGCATAATATTACGGTTGAGACCTTTGTGCTGACAGGTTTAATGATCCCCTTTATCGGCATGGGCGCAGTTTTTGGTGCATTTATAATTAAACGAATCAATGAAAAAGCATTCCGGTATTTAATTATTGGGATGACGGCAATTGTCTCGGTGAAACTCTTTTTTTAG
- a CDS encoding putative quinol monooxygenase produces the protein MNTKENLLLNVTYTTKPGKRTAFLTALTQLGVVEKSKQEPGNLKYDYFYPLDAEDQLFLVEIWEDDVALVFHAQTEHYQQLQSIKGDYLISANIEKFYIRSCQ, from the coding sequence ATGAATACGAAAGAAAACCTATTACTTAATGTGACTTATACAACAAAGCCGGGAAAAAGAACTGCTTTTTTAACTGCCTTAACGCAGCTTGGTGTTGTCGAAAAGTCAAAGCAGGAACCGGGAAATCTCAAATACGACTATTTTTATCCGCTTGACGCTGAGGATCAGCTGTTTCTTGTAGAAATATGGGAAGATGACGTGGCGCTGGTTTTTCATGCCCAGACTGAACACTATCAACAATTACAATCCATTAAAGGTGATTATTTGATCAGTGCCAACATTGAGAAATTTTATATTCGCTCTTGCCAATAA
- a CDS encoding diaminopropionate ammonia-lyase — translation MNPPVSVISGMRHSRELTLSLSSETVQHVHDFHQSMPMYKKTPLIELPELARKMGIRNIFVKDESHRFGLNAFKGLGATYAMAKIIATFIGVDENHLDYELLTSADVKNKIKDLVFITATDGNHGKGVAWAASVFGCQAIVYMPKGSQDCRANAIRAINDTQVKITDLNYDDTVRLAYEIAEKNGYYLLQDTGFEGYEAVPNTITQGYTTMAWEAISQLSDFGISKPTHVFLQAGVGSMAGSVLGYLAHYYQKNPPITTIVEPSTVACIYKSVQVGNGQPQIITGNPETIMAGLNCGEPNPLTWPILRDFASFYASCPDWVTELGMKTLANPIKTDRKIISGESGAVGLGLLISLCEDEKLDALKQKLLLNSTSTVLLFSTEGNTDPKNYADIINKQ, via the coding sequence ATGAATCCACCTGTTTCAGTCATTTCTGGCATGAGGCATAGCCGTGAATTAACCCTAAGTTTATCTTCGGAAACGGTGCAGCATGTCCATGACTTTCATCAATCCATGCCCATGTATAAGAAAACCCCATTAATCGAGCTGCCTGAGCTGGCCCGAAAAATGGGGATCCGTAATATTTTTGTTAAAGATGAGTCTCATCGCTTCGGACTTAACGCTTTTAAAGGCCTGGGAGCAACCTATGCCATGGCCAAAATAATTGCCACATTTATCGGTGTTGATGAAAATCATCTCGATTATGAATTACTGACTTCCGCTGATGTTAAAAACAAAATAAAAGATCTGGTATTTATTACCGCAACTGACGGCAACCACGGCAAAGGGGTGGCTTGGGCAGCGTCTGTTTTCGGCTGTCAAGCCATTGTTTACATGCCCAAGGGTTCCCAGGACTGCCGAGCGAATGCCATCCGGGCCATCAATGATACCCAAGTTAAAATAACCGATTTAAATTATGATGACACCGTTCGCCTGGCTTACGAAATAGCTGAAAAAAATGGCTATTATCTGCTTCAAGACACGGGATTTGAAGGATACGAGGCTGTTCCCAATACGATTACCCAAGGTTACACCACCATGGCTTGGGAGGCTATTTCCCAATTATCAGACTTTGGCATTTCAAAGCCAACCCATGTTTTTCTCCAGGCCGGCGTCGGCTCCATGGCTGGCAGTGTCCTAGGCTATCTGGCGCACTACTATCAAAAGAACCCGCCCATCACCACCATTGTGGAACCGTCCACTGTGGCCTGCATTTATAAATCCGTTCAAGTCGGTAATGGGCAACCTCAGATAATCACTGGAAATCCAGAGACTATTATGGCCGGTTTGAATTGCGGTGAGCCTAACCCCTTGACTTGGCCGATTTTAAGAGACTTTGCCTCTTTTTATGCCAGCTGCCCGGACTGGGTAACCGAATTGGGGATGAAAACCCTTGCTAACCCCATCAAAACTGATCGCAAAATCATATCTGGTGAATCCGGGGCTGTGGGGCTGGGGCTCCTTATTTCTTTATGTGAAGATGAAAAGCTCGATGCGCTCAAGCAAAAGCTGCTGCTTAATAGCACTTCAACGGTTCTACTGTTCAGCACTGAAGGAAATACCGACCCGAAAAACTATGCTGACATCATCAATAAGCAGTAA
- a CDS encoding 2-hydroxyacyl-CoA dehydratase family protein, which produces MTTDNKNKPAISYESEYMETLKTLFNENNQLEGLRYFLNTTYQYFKQDNMAKRKPKVIVLGTSIPEELIYAAGTKPFWILGGSLGSVMWSDDLVPRDTDPVSRSMLGFLINDHFDLGEDALIIVPITCDSSRKIAYLLKNAGKKVVTVDIPPEKADPLAGIKWKKQMENLAEKLTDHTDKRMSKKNLIQATQLVETARKLRRDFLQACHEKDGLISGALRMSILNSYYYASDLKVWCANLRKLNLEILENRQVLLAKEKSKPKVLLMGSPVYLPNYKIPFLIEDIGLKIGATLDSTTQKIYASISPTNKKIDPFTAIINTHYLYDCSAAYSKNDMLYQSALFHLKQGRIEGVVFHVLKGQIEYDFELERFEQLFGKENIPVFRLETDYQYQDVEQLRIRMEAFMEMLAHNRLRYRYNEEKIAI; this is translated from the coding sequence TTGACAACTGATAATAAAAATAAGCCAGCCATAAGCTATGAAAGTGAATATATGGAAACACTGAAAACCTTGTTCAATGAAAATAACCAGCTAGAAGGATTACGCTATTTTTTAAATACAACCTATCAATATTTCAAGCAGGATAATATGGCCAAACGTAAACCAAAAGTAATTGTATTGGGAACCAGTATTCCCGAAGAGCTGATTTATGCGGCCGGAACCAAACCCTTTTGGATCTTAGGAGGAAGCCTGGGCTCTGTTATGTGGTCAGATGATTTAGTGCCAAGGGATACCGATCCGGTCAGCCGCTCAATGCTGGGATTCCTGATCAATGATCACTTTGATCTGGGTGAAGATGCCTTGATCATTGTACCGATCACCTGTGACAGCAGTCGGAAAATTGCCTATCTGTTAAAAAATGCCGGGAAAAAGGTAGTGACTGTGGATATCCCGCCGGAGAAAGCAGATCCGTTGGCAGGTATTAAATGGAAAAAACAAATGGAAAATCTGGCCGAAAAGCTCACCGATCATACCGACAAAAGAATGTCTAAAAAAAATCTGATTCAGGCAACTCAGCTGGTGGAAACCGCCCGAAAACTCAGACGGGATTTTTTACAGGCGTGTCATGAAAAAGACGGTCTAATTTCCGGTGCACTAAGAATGTCAATTTTAAATTCTTACTATTACGCAAGTGATTTAAAAGTCTGGTGTGCCAATCTGCGAAAACTGAATCTGGAAATATTGGAAAACCGCCAAGTGCTTCTGGCGAAGGAAAAAAGCAAACCCAAAGTTTTATTGATGGGGTCACCAGTCTATCTTCCCAATTATAAGATTCCTTTTTTAATTGAGGACATTGGTTTAAAAATCGGGGCCACATTAGATAGTACCACCCAAAAAATATATGCCAGCATCAGCCCCACAAACAAAAAAATAGATCCTTTTACTGCTATTATCAATACCCATTATCTCTATGACTGTTCAGCAGCTTATTCAAAAAATGATATGCTGTATCAAAGTGCCTTGTTTCATTTAAAACAGGGGAGAATTGAAGGGGTGGTATTTCATGTGTTAAAAGGACAGATTGAATATGACTTTGAACTGGAACGGTTTGAACAATTATTTGGCAAAGAAAATATTCCGGTGTTCCGGCTCGAAACCGATTATCAGTACCAGGACGTGGAACAGTTAAGAATCCGGATGGAAGCCTTCATGGAAATGCTGGCTCATAACCGCTTGCGATATCGATATAATGAGGAAAAAATAGCCATATGA